The Buchnera aphidicola (Cinara cf. splendens/pseudotsugae 3390) sequence GGTTTATGTGTGTTTAGTTTTTCCTGTTGGTATATGCAGAATTCTTCCATGTATGTAAAATATTTCATATATATGAATTTATTTATTTTATTTATGTTAGTTTTTTCGCTAACCACTAATTTAGTAACTATGTTTTGTGCTTGGGAATTAGTTAGTGTTTGTTCATATTTATTAATTGGTTTTTATTCTTATCATAAAAAAAATAGATATTTTGCTATTAAATCTTTTTTAATGACTCGTTTTAGTGATATATTTTTTTTGATTTCTATTTTTTTGATTTTCTTAAAGTTTAAAACATTAGATTTTGTAGTATTAAAATACTATATTTATGAAATTATTTTTTTGAATAACCATACGAATTATATATTTTTAATTACATTTTTTTTAACTATTGCAGCAATAGGAAAGTCCGCTCAAGTACCTCTACATACGTGGTTGATAGGAGCTATGGTTGGTCCTACTCCAGCTTCTGCTTTAATTCATGCAGCTACTATGATTATTATGGGTGTTTATTTGATTTTACGTGTATATATTTTATTTATATGTAATTCTTATATAATGGTTTTCTTGTCTTTAATTGGTTGCTTAACTATTATAATATCTGGTATTTCTGCTATTTTTGAAAATAATATCAAACGTATTTTAGCGTATTCTACTATGAGTCAAATTGGTTATATGTTTATAGCTTTGGGATCTAACAATATACATGGAGCTTTTATTCATTTAATTTGTCATGCATTTTTTAAATCTCTTTTATTTTTATCTGTTGGGTCTATTATTAAATGTGTTAATGGTGAACAAAATATTATTAAAATGGGTGGTTTATATAAAAAACTACCTTTAACATATATGACTTTTTTAATAGGAATTTCATCATTGATATCGTTACCATTTATCACTTCTAGCTCTTATAGTAAGAGTAGTATTTTACTACATTTAATATTTTATAAAAATTATTTTTTGTTTTTATGTAGTTTAATAGGAATATTTTTGACTGCCATTTATTCATGTAGAATGGTTTTTTTGATTTTTCATGGCATTGAAAAATCTAAATTTAGATATTTAAGAAAAAATTTTTTGCACAATTTTTCATTGTTGTTATTAAGTATAGGATGCACTTCTTTAACATGGTATATAATCTCGCATGTTTTTAATAAGACATACAATTTGTCATGTATTGAAGGTGTAAATGTTTTTTATATAGAGTTTATATCTG is a genomic window containing:
- a CDS encoding NADH-quinone oxidoreductase subunit L; amino-acid sequence: MNLIYYVLLVPLLSCLVLIFLQRFFLKNYVSIISLVSIFTSLLLFVCIVHSYCNSFNQSKIFFIPLIRWMTINQYNINLNFLIDVFSLSMLAVVLIIGLCVFSFSCWYMQNSSMYVKYFIYMNLFILFMLVFSLTTNLVTMFCAWELVSVCSYLLIGFYSYHKKNRYFAIKSFLMTRFSDIFFLISIFLIFLKFKTLDFVVLKYYIYEIIFLNNHTNYIFLITFFLTIAAIGKSAQVPLHTWLIGAMVGPTPASALIHAATMIIMGVYLILRVYILFICNSYIMVFLSLIGCLTIIISGISAIFENNIKRILAYSTMSQIGYMFIALGSNNIHGAFIHLICHAFFKSLLFLSVGSIIKCVNGEQNIIKMGGLYKKLPLTYMTFLIGISSLISLPFITSSSYSKSSILLHLIFYKNYFLFLCSLIGIFLTAIYSCRMVFLIFHGIEKSKFRYLRKNFLHNFSLLLLSIGCTSLTWYIISHVFNKTYNLSCIEGVNVFYIEFISVICSGLGLLVSYIFCIRKNFYFTNYYLSKIFYPFYVLIINYWFFDVFYFYIFIQTYCNISYYLNRVNLLYIENLFLNQIFLTKKRVFNIPSVNIIYHVRWYIFCLTIVLSMIFIINNNYI